NNNNNNNNNNNNNNNNNNNNNNNNNNNNNNNNNNNNNNNNNNNNNNNNNNNNNNNNNNNNNNNNNNNNNNNNNNNNNNNNNNNNNNNNNNNNNNNNNNNNNNNNNNNNNNNNNNNNNNNNNNNNNNNNNNNNNNNNNNNNNNNNNNNNNNNNNNNNNNNNNNNNNNNNNNNNNNNNNNNNNNNNNNNNNNNNNNNNNNNNNNNNNNNNNNNNNNNNNNNNNNNNNNNNNNNNNNNNNNNNNNNNNNNNNNNNNNNNNNNNNNNNNNNNNNNNNNNNNNNNNNNNNNNNNNNNNNNNNNNNNNNNNNNNNNNNNNNNNNNNNNNNNNNNNNNNNNNNNNNNNNNNNNNNNNNNNNNNNNNNNNNNNNNNNNNNNNNNNNNNNNNNNNNNNNNNNNNNNNNNNNNNNNNNNNNNNNNNNNNNNNNNNNNNNNNNNNNNNNNNNNNNNNNNNNNNNNNNNNNNNNNNNNNNNNNNNNNNNNNNNNNNNNNNNNNNNNNNNNNNNNNNNNNNNNNNNNNNNNNNNNNNNNNNNNNNNNNNNNNNNNNNNNNNNNNNNNNNNNNNNNNNNNNNNNNNNNNNNNNNNNNNNNNNNNNNNNNNNNNNNNNNNNNNNNNNNNNNNNNNNNNNNNNNNNNNNNNNNNNNNNNNNNNNNNNNNNNNNNNNNNNNNNNNNNNNNNNNNNNNNNNNNNNNNNNNNNNNNNNNNNNNNNNNNNNNNNNNNNNNNNNNNNNNNNNNNNNNNNNNNNNNNNNNNNNNNNNNNNNNNNNNNNNNNNNNNNNNNNNNNNNNNNNNNNNNNNNNNNNNNNNNNNNNNNNNNNNNNNNNNNNNNNNNNNNNNNNNNNNNNNNNNNNNNNNNNNNNNNNNNNNNNNNNNNNNNNNNNNNNNNNNNNNNNNNNNNNNNNNNNNNNNNNNNNNNNNNNNNNNNNNNNNNNNNNNNNNNNNNNNNNNNNNNNNNNNNNNNNNNNNNNNNNNNNNNNNNNNNNNNNNNNNNNNNNNNNNNNNNNNNNNNNNNNNNNNNNNNNNNNNNNNNNNNNNNNNNNNNNNNNNNNNNNNNNNNNNNNNNNNNNNNNNNNNNNNNNNNNNNNNNNNNNNNNNNNNNNNNNNNNNNNNNNNNNNNNNNNNNNNNNNNNNNNNNNNNNNNNNNNNNNNNNNNNNNNNNNNNNNNNNNNNNNNNNNNNNNNNNNNNNNNNNNNNNNNNNNNNNNNNNNNNNNNNNNNNNNNNNNNNNNNNNNNNNNNNNNNNNNNNNNNNNNNNNNNNNNNNNNNNNNNNNNNNNNNNNNNNNNNNNNNNNNNNNNNNNNNNNNNNNNNNNNNNNNNNNNNNNNNNNNNNNNNNNNNNNNNNNNNNNNNNNNNNNNNNNNNNNNNNNNNNNNNNNNNNNNNNNNNNNNNNNNNNNNNNNNNNNNNNNNNNNNNNNNNNNNNNNNNNNNNNNNNNNNNNNNNNNNNNNNNNNNNNNNNNNNNNNNNNNNNNNNNNNNNNNNNNNNNNNNNNNNNNNNNNNNNNNNNNNNNNNNNNNNNNNNNNNNNNNNNNNNNNNNNNNNNNNNNNNNNNNNNNNNNNNNNNNNNNNNNNNNNNNNNNNNNNNNNNNNNNNNNNNNNNNNNNNNNNNNNNNNNNNNNNNNNNNNNNNNNNNNNNNNNNNNNNNNNNNNNNNNNNNNNNNNNNNNNNNNNNNNNNNNNNNNNNNNNNNNNNNNNNNNNNNNNNNNNNNNNNNNNNNNNNNNNNNNNNNNNNNNNNNNNNNNNNNNNNNNNNNNNNNNNNNNNNNNNNNNNNNNNNNNNNNNNNNNNNNNNNNNNNNNNNNNNNNNNNNNNNNNNNNNNNNNNNNNNNNNNNNNNNNNNNNNNNNNNNNNNNNNNNNNNNNNNNNNNNNNNNNNNNNNNNNNNNNNNNNNNNNNNNNNNNNNNNNNNNNNNNNNNNNNNNNNNNNNNNNNNNNNNNNNNNNNNNNNNNNNNNNNNNNNNNNNNNNNNNNNNNNNNNNNNNNNNNNNNNNNNNNNNNNNNNATCATGATGCATCCGGATGATCAAGAGAAGACGGCGTTCATCACCGATAGAGGGACGTACTGTTACAAAGTAATGCCGTTCGGTCTCAAGAACGCGGGTGCGACTTATCAAAGACTCGTCAATCGAATGTTCGCCGACAAATTAGGGAACACGATGGAAATCTATATCGACGACATGCTGGTAAAATCACTCCGCGCAACGGACCATCTGGATCATCTTAAAGAATGCTTCAAGACGTTGAACGAATACGGAATGAAACTCAACCCAGCCAAGTGTACTTTCGCCGTCACCTCAGGAGAGTTTTTAGGGTACATTGTCACCCAGTGAGGAATCGAGGCAAATCCTAAACAGATCTCTGCCATACTTGATCTTCCCAGCCCAAAAACCAGCAGAGAAGTCCAGCGACTTACAGGAAGGATCGCGGCCCTGAACCGTTTCATTTCCAGATCCACCTACGAGTTGTTGCGAGGAAACAAACGCTTCATCTGGGACGAGAAGTGCGAAGAGGCGTTCAAACAACTCAAGGAGTATCTTACAACTCCTCCCGTATTATCCAAACCCGAAACTGGCGATACACTCTCACTCTATATCGCCGTATCCTCAACCGTGGTCAGCAGCGTCCTCATCCGAGAGGATCGAGGAGAACAGAAACCTATCTTCTACATGATTGACTGATCCAGAAACTCGGTACCCCACCCTTGAGAAGATGGCTCTCGCCGTTGTAACATCGGCGAGAAAACTGCGTCCCTACTTCCAGTCGCACACAATCGAAGTATTGACAAATCAACCATTGCGAACGGTAATGCAGAATACAAATCAATCCGGACGTTTATCGAAGTGGACTATCGAACTCAGCGAGCACGACATTGTCTTCAAGAATCGAACAGCTGCGAAATCTCAAGTCCTCGCAGACTTTCTCATCGAGCTCGCACCAGAGCTCGAGCAAGATCTAATCCTCCCGAGTCAAAATTGGATACTCCACGTCGACGGGTCGTCGACAAACAAAGGATCAGGAGCAGGAGTGCAGCTGCAATCCCCGACAGGAGAACTGATCAGACAGTCGTTCAGCTTCGGCTTCGCCGCTTTAAACAATGAAGCAGAGTACGAGTCGTTGATCGCAGGGCTAAGACTCGCCAAGGCAGTCAAGGCAAAACGCCTCAGCNNNNNNNNNNNNNNCGCAACGAACGAATGGACGCATACCTTAAGATCGTTCAAACACTTGCAAAAGATTTCGAATTCTTCAAACTCACCAAAGTTCCCGAGAAATGGATTGCACGATGACTCAAGACGCGGAGTGCCCACTATGTCGTCCTCGACGGAGAACTCCACCGATGGACCGCAACCAAGGTACTTCTGAAGTGCATCAATGGCGAAGAGACGCATTTAGTCATGGCTGAAACGCACGAAGGCGCTGCAGGAAATCATTCTGGAGGTCGAGCACTTGCTTTAAAAGTAAAGAGTCTCGGTTTCTACTGGCCAACGATGAATGCAGACTGCGAAGCTTACGCCCAGCGATGTGATCAGTGCCAGCGACATGCCTCAACTATCCACTCCCCGACACAGTTGCTACGAACGATGACAGCTCCATACCCTTTCATGCGATGGGGAATGGACATAATCGGCCCGATGCCGAGTTCTCGACAGAAATGCTTCGTCCTGGTCTTGACAGATTACTTCACGAAGTGGATTGAGGCGGAAGCGTTCGCAAGCATTACAGAAAAAGAGGTCCAACGATTTGTGTGGAAGAACATCATCTGTCGCCACGGCTTACCTTACGAGATAGTGACTGACAACGGCTCCCAATTCATATCGAACAAATTTCGAGAGTTCTGCGAGAGATGGAGAATCCGACTCAACACATCAAGTCCGCGATACCCCCAGAGCAACGGCCAAGCCGAGGCGACCAACAAAATCATAATAGACGGTTTGAAAAAGCGCCTCGATCTCAAAAAAGGATGTTGGGCAGATGAACTCGACGGTGTCCTCTGGTCACATCGAACAACTCCTCTAGGAGCAACAAAATCAACTCCTTTCTCGATGGCACACGGAGTCGAAGCCATGGCTCCCGCCGAAGTCAACGTAACCACAAAACGTCGAGCTCAACAGCGGTATGCTCTTCGACGCCCTGGACGCTATAGAAGAACGCTGCGACCAAGCACTATTCCAAGGAGCTGAATGCAGGCAAGCTCAGAACTAACTGGGAAGGGCCGTACAAAATTTCTCAAGTCGTCAAACCAAGAGTCGACTGACTCGAGACGTCGACCGGCGAACCCGTCCCCAGAGCGTGGAAATCAATGCACCTCCGACGATACTACTCTTAGGCACGAGCCCGAAGATCAAACACTCAAGGAGNNNNNNNNNNNNNNNNNNNNNNNNNNNNNNNNNNNNNNNNNNNNNNNNNNNNNNNNNNNNNNNNNNNNNNACCAAAACGAACTA
This genomic interval from Brassica oleracea var. oleracea cultivar TO1000 chromosome C2, BOL, whole genome shotgun sequence contains the following:
- the LOC106323608 gene encoding uncharacterized protein LOC106323608, yielding MALAVVTSARKLRPYFQSHTIEVLTNQPLRTVMQNTNQSGRLSKWTIELSEHDIVFKNRTAAKSQVLADFLIELAPELEQDLILPSQNWILHVDGSSTNKGSGAGVQLQSPTGELIRQSFSFGFAALNNEAEYESLIAGLRLAKAVKISNSSNSPKFPRNGLHDDSRRGVPTMSSSTENSTDGPQPRYF